In the Brassica napus cultivar Da-Ae chromosome A7, Da-Ae, whole genome shotgun sequence genome, one interval contains:
- the LOC106356660 gene encoding WAT1-related protein At5g40240-like has protein sequence MRGAGEETVAWRYLSRDVVPFAAMFTAECAIVGSNTLFKAATLRGLSFYVFVFYSYLVSTLLLLPLSFIFGRSKRLPPSKSPLFFKILLVGFLGFISQIAGCKGIEYSSPTLSSAISNLTPAFTFTLAVIFRMEQVRLRSSGTQAKIIGAVISISGALVIVLYKGPKVLAAASFISSSPPTISLHQQQMTSFESSWIIGGLLLASQYFLISIMYILQTRIMEAYPEEIRVVFFYNLIATLISAPVCFLAETDLTSWVLKPDMSLAAIIYSGVFVSLFSALTHTWGLHLKGPVYVSLFRPLSIAIAVTMGALFLGASLHLGSVIGSVILCFGFYTVMWGKARENSTKAAAGFENSPFLLTHVVEDEHLLVRYD, from the exons atgAGAGGAGCTGGAGAAGAGACAGTGGCGTGGAGGTACTTAAGCAGAGATGTTGTCCCGTTTGCTGCGATGTTTACGGCGGAGTGTGCCATTGTTGGGTCCAACACTCTATTCAAGGCTGCCACTTTGAGAGGATTGAGCTTCTATGTCTTTGTCTTTTACTCTTATCTTGTTtcaacacttcttcttcttccattatCCTTCATCTTTGGAAG GTCAAAAAGATTGCCTCCATCCAAGtctcctctcttcttcaagaTTTTATTAGTTGGGTTTCTCGG TTTCATATCGCAGATAGCTGGCTGTAAAGGAATAGAATATAGCTCTCCTACTCTTTCTTCTGCTATCAGCAACCTCACACCAGCTTTCACATTCACCCTCGCTGTTATCTTCAG GATGGAACAAGTGAGGTTAAGGAGCTCTGGGACTCAGGCTAAGATCATTGGTGCAGTAATATCTATATCTGGTGCTCTGGTTATTGTGCTCTATAAAGGCCCAAAGGTTCTTGCTGCTGCGTCTTTTATATCTTCATCACCTCCTACCATTTCACTTCACCAGCAGCAGATGACTTCATTCGAGTCAAGCTGGATTATCGGAGGCCTTTTGCTTGCTTCACAGTATTTTCTTATATCAATCATGTATATTCTTCAG ACGCGGATCATGGAAGCATACCCTGAAGAAATAAGAGTAGTCTTCTTCTATAACTTAATTGCAACACTTATCTCTGCACCAGTGTGTTTCTTGGCGGAAACCGACTTGACTTCTTGGGTGCTTAAACCAGATATGTCCCTGGCTGCAATCATATACTCG ggagtctttgtttcattgttcAGCGCACTTACCCACACTTGGGGTCTGCATCTGAAGGGTCCGGTCTATGTATCTTTGTTTAGGCCATTGTCTATTGCTATTGCAGTTACCATGGGTGCTTTATTCCTAGGCGCTTCACTTCACCTTGGGAG TGTCATCGGATCAGTGATTTTGTGCTTTGGATTCTACACTGTGATGTGGGGCAAAGCAAGAGAGAATTCAACCAAAGCTGCTGCTGGTTTTGAGAACTCACCTTTTCTGCTTACACACGTCGTTGAAGACGAACACTTGTTAGTCAGATATGACTGA
- the LOC106405971 gene encoding PWWP domain-containing protein 3-like produces MEMETVEETRPRASSSETGSAKQNDVAASGEKTLKENGVRVTENGEHKVVDESGVIEDCVMNGVSSLLKLKQDVSDNSEAKEEEEEEEEEEEHGYHVGDFVWGKIKNHPWWPGQIYDPSEASDLALKIKQKGKMLVAYFGDGTFAWCGPSQLKPFAESFKECSNVSSSRVIVTAVEEAVEEMGRHMERLLIRDCTVELDNRVVKNAGIKEGVAVRDVRREMISSLLVGKPEGILQDVKGFAETVSFSGLLELEIVKRKVSAFFRSKRGYGLTEFPEPQPVPGLEDKNNDDDDDDEDEDFDDGGARRSTIEKGKEEEALDPEESIQRPLEKCSGFPDHRLQHRRKQKSIAEILENESCAKVRFEIEPEDGKGKSSRKKVKRSDELVTTTNPKSRRMKEVAAIEEDSKGKRKRKKRDEERSGEREEDEADNDSTPLASLRKRAKVDDASSAGNGGTSTQNTTKRERKKSSKYFSPEFLSDFSSKGRKRTKPEPESSEVPSQSQGGELMANASNSLVVVEEEDHNSGELLLLENGAGHQELSEELSNAVDFLRLGATTEEIRDLIRVSALGTEYPKDSSSRDMVREFMSIYRSFTYHEGVNSKFLGSYSTAGTEKEEMNGTGKPEEIEQTGKEENEATKKQRKPKTPTSKKQADEVEESRKEVTESTKKERKRKKHESEKKAHEEEESTKKERKAKKPKSRKQGDEEEEASGSMKKDKKGKKPKFEEQETLNESEKKEREGKTKKQEFSGAELFVTFGPGSTLPKKEALIEIYGKFGALDEERSYVSDSNLCARVAFLNVDDGEKAFESSQENSPFASASTIKFRLKYPNERAGEKKGEAEAAETKTVEMEHLKKKFEEMISLVDKSQGGMTEEVRVKLEVEMVNLLEEVRKMPLS; encoded by the coding sequence ATGGAGATGGAAACTGTTGAAGAGACCAGACCGAGAGCTAGTTCTTCAGAAACTGGGTCAGCTAAACAAAACGACGTCGCCGCCTCAGGTGAGAAAACCCTAAAAGAGAACGGTGTTAGGGTTACTGAAAACGGAGAGCACAAGGTTGTTGATGAGTCTGGTGTTATCGAAGATTGTGTGATGAATGGAGTTTCATCTTTGCTAAAGCTGAAGCAAGATGTCAGTGATAATAGTGaggccaaagaagaagaagaggaggaagaggaggaggaagagcaTGGATACCATGTAGGAGATTTCGTTTGGGGGAAAATCAAGAATCATCCATGGTGGCCAGGTCAAATATACGATCCATCAGAAGCTTCAGATTTGGCGTTGAAGATAAAGCAAAAGGGGAAGATGCTCGTTGCGTATTTTGGAGACGGGACATTCGCTTGGTGCGGTCCCTCGCAGTTGAAACCGTTTGCAGAGAGTTTCAAAGAGTGTTCTAACGTAAGCAGCTCGAGGGTCATTGTAACTGCAGTGGAAGAGGCGGTTGAAGAAATGGGTAGACACATGGAGCGCTTACTGATACGCGATTGCACAGTGGAGCTTGATAACCGTGTGGTTAAGAACGCTGGGATAAAGGAAGGTGTTGCTGTTCGTGATGTGAGAAGAGAGATGATTTCTTCTTTGCTGGTTGGTAAACCTGAAGGGATTCTTCAAGATGTTAAAGGATTTGCAGAGACGGTTAGTTTCAGCGGTTTGCTTGAGCTTGAGATTGTGAAAAGGAAGGTGTCTGCGTTTTTTCGGTCTAAAAGAGGATATGGTCTGACTGAGTTTCCTGAGCCCCAACCAGTCCCGGGACTTGAAGACAAGaacaatgatgatgatgatgatgatgaagacgaGGACTTTGATGATGGTGGTGCTAGACGTTCAACCATagagaaaggaaaagaagaagaagcgttGGATCCTGAAGAGTCGATTCAAAGACCGTTAGAGAAGTGCTCAGGGTTTCCTGATCACAGGCTGCAACACAGGAGGAAGCAGAAGAGCATTGCTGAGATATTGGAGAATGAGTCTTGTGCTAAGGTGAGATTTGAGATAGAACCAGAGGATGGAAAGGGGAAGTCGAGTAGGAAAAAGGTGAAGCGCAGTGATGAACTTGTAACCACCACCAATCCGAAGAGTAGAAGAATGAAAGAAGTTGCTGCAATTGAAGAAGATAGCAAAGGCaaaaggaagaggaagaaaagggatgaggaaaggagtggagagagagaagaggatgAAGCTGATAATGATTCAACTCCGTTAGCTTCACTGCGAAAGAGGGCGAAGGTTGATGATGCTTCAAGTGCTGGAAATGGCGGAACCTCCACACAAAAtacaacaaagagagagaggaagaagagcagCAAGTACTTTTCGCCTGAGTTCTTGTCAGATTTTTCATCCAAAGGGAGAAAAAGGACCAAACCCGAACCTGAATCTTCCGAAGTTCCAAGTCAGAGCCAAGGAGGAGAGCTAATGGCCAATGCGAGTAATAGCCTCGTGGTGGTGGAAGAAGAGGATCATAACTCTGGTGAATTATTACTATTGGAGAATGGTGCAGGCCATCAAGAATTGTCAGAGGAGCTTAGTAACGCTGTCGATTTTCTGAGATTGGGAGCTACAACTGAGGAAATTCGGGATCTGATTCGTGTATCTGCTCTTGGTACAGAATATCCTAAAGACAGCAGCTCAAGGGACATGGTAAGAGAGTTCATGTCCATCTACAGAAGCTTCACATACCATGAGGGTGTTAACAGCAAGTTTCTAGGGAGTTATAGTACGGCAGGTACAGAGAAGGAAGAAATGAATGGGACAGGCAAACCTGAGGAGATTGAGCAGACTGGAAAAGAAGAGAATGAGGCaacaaagaaacagagaaaaccAAAGACGCCAACATCTAAGAAGCAAGCTGATGAAGTAGAAGAATCCCGCAAAGAGGTGACTGAGTCAacgaagaaagagagaaagcgTAAGAAGCATGAATCAGAGAAGAAagctcatgaagaagaagagtctaCGAAGAAAGAGAGGAAAGCTAAGAAGCCTAAATCAAGGAAGCAaggggatgaagaagaagaggcgaGTGGGTCAAtgaagaaagataaaaaaggtAAGAAGCCTAAGTTTGAGGAACAGGAAACGCTGAATGAGTCTGAGAAGAAGGAAAGAGAGGGAAAGACTAAGAAGCAGGAATTTTCAGGAGCTGAGCTGTTTGTTACATTTGGTCCTGGTTCAACTCTACCTAAGAAGGAAGCGCTTATTGAAATCTATGGAAAGTTTGGAGCTTTGGATGAAGAGAGAAGCTATGTTTCAGACTCCAACTTATGCGCCCGTGTTGCCTTCTTGAACGTGGACGATGGAGAGAAAGCCTTTGAGTCTTCACAAGAGAACTCTCCTTTCGCTTCTGCTTCCACAATTAAATTCAGACTCAAGTATCCCAATGAGAGAGCAGGGGAGAAGAAAGGCGAAGCTGAAGCTGCAGAGACAAAAACTGTGGAGATGGAACACTTGAAGAAGAAGTTTGAGGAGATGATATCATTGGTGGATAAATCTCAAGGAGGAATGACTGAAGAAGTGAGAGTGAAACTTGAAGTGGAGATGGTGAATTTGCTCGAGGAAGTAAGAAAGATGCCATTGTCTTag
- the LOC106352683 gene encoding RING-H2 finger protein ATL46-like: MSWVRFTVEQKDGTFAYPPPPPPPSSSGNRISPAVLFVIVILAVLFFISGLLHLLVRFLTKHPSRSNRYPEISTSDALQRQLQQLFHLNDSGLDQAFIDALPVFHYKEMVGASKEPFDCAVCLCEFTEKDKLRLLPMCSHAFHLTCIDTWLQSNSTCPLCRGTLFSPGFSMDDNPMFDFDGLGEDEERVPEKAVEIQEIVVEKGVLPVRLGKFKRLDNDGAGGETSSSNLDARRCFSMGSYQYILGNSELKVPFCKDRQRLSKPQDKESQEQIGDLSSSSEEEEKKINSVVAKGESFSVSKIWLWPKKDKFSSDAQRRLPSSSLNVDDLPKLPWMEDHKKLEKDER; the protein is encoded by the coding sequence ATGTCTTGGGTTCGATTCACAGTTGAGCAAAAAGACGGCACCTTTGCGTACccaccaccgccaccaccaccgTCTTCTTCCGGTAACAGAATCAGCCCGGCGGTTCTATTCGTGATCGTGATTCTAGCTGTCTTGTTCTTCATCTCTGGCCTTCTTCATCTGCTCGTTAGGTTTCTCACAAAGCACCCTTCGAGGTCTAATAGATACCCAGAGATCTCAACCAGTGATGCTCTTCAAAGACAGCTTCAACAGCTCTTCCATCTCAACGACTCTGGTCTTGACCAAGCTTTCATCGACGCTTTGCCTGTTTTTCACTACAAAGAAATGGTCGGTGCCTCCAAGGAGCCGTTTGATTGCGCGGTTTGCCTCTGCGAGTTTACTGAGAAAGATAAGCTGAGGTTGTTGCCAATGTGTAGCCACGCTTTTCATCTTACCTGTATTGACACTTGGCTTCAGTCTAACTCCACTTGCCCTCTTTGTCGTGGCACTCTCTTCTCCCCTGGTTTCTCCATGGACGACAATCCCATGTTTGACTTCGATGGTTTAGGAGAAGACGAAGAGCGTGTACCCGAGAAAGCTGTGGAGATTCAAGAAATCGTTGTGGAGAAAGGGGTTTTACCGGTGAGGTTAGGGAAGTTCAAGAGGCTTGACAATGATGGTGCTGGTGGAGAGACTAGTAGTAGTAATCTTGATGCGAGGAGATGTTTCTCAATGGGTTCTTATCAGTATATACTCGGTAACTCTGAGCTTAAAGTCCCGTTTTGCAAAGATAGGCAGCGGCTTTCGAAACCTCAAGACAAAGAATCTCAGGAGCAGATTGGGgacttatcatcatcatcagaagaagaagagaagaagattaaTAGTGTTGTGGCTAAAGGAGAGAGCTTTTCGGTTTCCAAGATTTGGTTGTGGCCAAAGAAAGATAAGTTCTCTTCAGATGCTCAGAGAAGGTTGCCTTCTTCATCACTTAACGTTGATGATCTTCCAAAACTTCCATGGATGGAAGATCATAAGAAGCTGGAGAAGGACGAAAGGTAG
- the LOC106352682 gene encoding WAT1-related protein At5g40240 isoform X2, whose protein sequence is MERGAEEKTVALRYFSKDVVPFAAMVSVECVMVGANTLFKAATLRGLSFYVYIFYSYVVATIVLLPLSLIFGRSRRLPSAKFPVFVKIFFLAVLGLMSGLVGLKGVEYSSPTLSSAISNLTPAFTFTLAIIFRMEQVRLSSSATQAKIIGTLVSISGALVVVLYKGPKVLTAASSPSTISLDQHLTSSNSSWMIGGLLLASQYFFISVWYILQTQVMAVYPEQITVIFFYNLFATLISAPVCFFAESNLTSWVVKPDISLAAIVYSGVLLSSFGLAIHTWGLHLKGPVYISLFKPLSIVIAVILGAIFLVSSGL, encoded by the exons ATGGAAAGAGGAGCAGAAGAAAAGACAGTGGCATTGAGATACTTTAGCAAAGATGTTGTGCCGTTTGCTGCGATGGTCTCAGTGGAGTGTGTCATGGTTGGAGCTAACACACTGTTCAAGGCCGCGACCTTGAGAGGATTGAGCTTCTATGTCTATATCTTCTACTCTTATGTTGTTGCTACAATTGTCCTTCTTCCACTTTCCCTCATCTTTGGAAG GTCAAGAAGACTACCTTCAGCCAAATTTCCTGTCTTCGTCAAGATATTCTTTCTTGCGGTTCTCGG GCTCATGTCGGGGTTAGTTGGATTGAAAGGAGTGGAATATAGTTCTCCTACTCTTTCCTCTGCTATCAGCAACCTCACCCCAGCTTTTACCTTCACCCTCGCCATTATCTTCAG AATGGAACAAGTAAGGTTAAGTAGCTCTGCGACTCAGGCGAAAATCATTGGCACGTTAGTATCCATATCTGGTGCTCTGGTTGTTGTGCTCTATAAAGGCCCTAAAGTTCTCACTGCTGCATCTTCGCCATCTACCATTTCGCTTGACCAGCATTTGACTTCCTCCAATTCAAGTTGGATGATCGGAGGCCTTTTGCTTGCTTCAcagtatttttttatatcagTCTGGTATATTCTTCAG ACTCAGGTCATGGCGGTATACCCTGAACAAATAACAGTAATCTTCTTCTACAACTTATTTGCGACGCTAATCTCAGCACCAGTGTGTTTCTTTGCGGAAAGCAACTTGACTTCTTGGGTGGTTAAACCAGATATTTCCCTGGCTGCAATTGTATACTCG ggagTCTTGCTTTCATCATTTGGCTTAGCTATACACACATGGGGTCTGCATCTGAAGGGTCCAGTCTATATATCCCTGTTCAAGCCATTGTCTATAGTCATTGCAGTCATCTTGGGTGCTATATTCCTCG TGTCATCGGGTCTGTGA
- the LOC106356661 gene encoding WAT1-related protein At5g40240-like isoform X1, which yields MRGEETEAWRYFRRDVLPFAAMFAVECATVGSSTLYKAATLRGLNFYVFIFYTYVISTLILFPLSIIFGRSRRLPSVKSPLFFKILLLGLVGFMAVLAGCKGIEYSSPTVSSAISNLTPAFTFILAVIFRMENVRLRSSATQAKIIGAIISISGALVVVLYKGSTLFADASVSPTISLHKKLTSSESSWIIGGLLITLHYFLTSVWYILQTRIMEIYPEEITVVFLYNLCVTLISAPVCLLGERNFTSWTLKPDISLAAIMYSGVFVTVFGGLTHTWGLHLKGPVYISLFRPLSIVIVVAMGAIFLGDALHLGSVIGSVILCIGFYMLIWGKAREDTTKNVAGSEHYSPLLLTHIIEDEALPLR from the exons ATGAGAGGAGAAGAGACAGAGGCGTGGAGGTACTTTAGAAGAGATGTTTTGCCGTTTGCTGCCATGTTTGCAGTGGAGTGTGCCACGGTTGGGTCAAGCACACTGTACAAGGCTGCTACCTTAAGAGGATTGAACTTCTATGTCTTTATCTTCTACACTTATGTTATTTCAACACTAATACTTTTTCCACTTTCCATCATCTTTGGAAG ATCAAGAAGATTGCCTTCAGTCAAGtctcctctcttcttcaagaTTCTCTTACTTGGGCTTGTCgg TTTCATGGCAGTGTTAGCTGGTTGTAAAGGAATAGAATACAGTTCTCCTACAGTTTCCTCTGCTATCAGCAACCTCACACCAGCTTTTACCTTCATCCTCGCAGTTATCTTCAG GATGGAAAATGTAAGGTTAAGGAGTTCGGCGACTCAGGCTAAAATCATTGGTGCAATAATATCAATATCTGGTGCTTTGGTTGTTGTGCTCTATAAAGGCTCCACACTCTTCGCTGATGCATCTGTTTCACCTACCATTTCACTTCACAAGAAACTGACTTCATCAGAGTCAAGCTGGATAATCGGTGGCCTTTTGATTACTTTACATTACTTTCTTACATCAGTCTGGTATATTCTTCAG ACTCGAATCATGGAGATATACCCTGAAGAAATAACTGTTGTCTTTTTATACAATCTATGCGTAACACTAATCTCAGCACCAGTATGTTTATTGGGGGAAAGGAACTTCACTTCTTGGACTCTTAAACCGGATATTTCTCTCGCTGCAATAATGTACTCG GGAGTTTTCGTTACGGTATTTGGTGGGCTTACCCACACATGGGGTCTGCATCTGAAGGGTCCAGTATACATATCCTTGTTCAGGCCATTGTCTATCGTTATTGTAGTAGCCATGGGTGCTATATTCCTTGGCGATGCACTTCACCTCGGGAg TGTGATTGGATCAGTGATATTGTGCATTGGATTCTACATGTTGATTTGGGGAAAAGCAAGAGAGGATACAACCAAAAATGTAGCTGGCTCTGAGCATTATTCACCTTTGCTGCTTACACACATCATAGAAGATGAAGCCTTGCCATTAAGATAG
- the LOC106356661 gene encoding WAT1-related protein At5g40240-like isoform X2, whose translation MRGEETEAWRYFRRDVLPFAAMFAVECATVGSSTLYKAATLRGLNFYVFIFYTYVISTLILFPLSIIFGRLPSVKSPLFFKILLLGLVGFMAVLAGCKGIEYSSPTVSSAISNLTPAFTFILAVIFRMENVRLRSSATQAKIIGAIISISGALVVVLYKGSTLFADASVSPTISLHKKLTSSESSWIIGGLLITLHYFLTSVWYILQTRIMEIYPEEITVVFLYNLCVTLISAPVCLLGERNFTSWTLKPDISLAAIMYSGVFVTVFGGLTHTWGLHLKGPVYISLFRPLSIVIVVAMGAIFLGDALHLGSVIGSVILCIGFYMLIWGKAREDTTKNVAGSEHYSPLLLTHIIEDEALPLR comes from the exons ATGAGAGGAGAAGAGACAGAGGCGTGGAGGTACTTTAGAAGAGATGTTTTGCCGTTTGCTGCCATGTTTGCAGTGGAGTGTGCCACGGTTGGGTCAAGCACACTGTACAAGGCTGCTACCTTAAGAGGATTGAACTTCTATGTCTTTATCTTCTACACTTATGTTATTTCAACACTAATACTTTTTCCACTTTCCATCATCTTTGGAAG ATTGCCTTCAGTCAAGtctcctctcttcttcaagaTTCTCTTACTTGGGCTTGTCgg TTTCATGGCAGTGTTAGCTGGTTGTAAAGGAATAGAATACAGTTCTCCTACAGTTTCCTCTGCTATCAGCAACCTCACACCAGCTTTTACCTTCATCCTCGCAGTTATCTTCAG GATGGAAAATGTAAGGTTAAGGAGTTCGGCGACTCAGGCTAAAATCATTGGTGCAATAATATCAATATCTGGTGCTTTGGTTGTTGTGCTCTATAAAGGCTCCACACTCTTCGCTGATGCATCTGTTTCACCTACCATTTCACTTCACAAGAAACTGACTTCATCAGAGTCAAGCTGGATAATCGGTGGCCTTTTGATTACTTTACATTACTTTCTTACATCAGTCTGGTATATTCTTCAG ACTCGAATCATGGAGATATACCCTGAAGAAATAACTGTTGTCTTTTTATACAATCTATGCGTAACACTAATCTCAGCACCAGTATGTTTATTGGGGGAAAGGAACTTCACTTCTTGGACTCTTAAACCGGATATTTCTCTCGCTGCAATAATGTACTCG GGAGTTTTCGTTACGGTATTTGGTGGGCTTACCCACACATGGGGTCTGCATCTGAAGGGTCCAGTATACATATCCTTGTTCAGGCCATTGTCTATCGTTATTGTAGTAGCCATGGGTGCTATATTCCTTGGCGATGCACTTCACCTCGGGAg TGTGATTGGATCAGTGATATTGTGCATTGGATTCTACATGTTGATTTGGGGAAAAGCAAGAGAGGATACAACCAAAAATGTAGCTGGCTCTGAGCATTATTCACCTTTGCTGCTTACACACATCATAGAAGATGAAGCCTTGCCATTAAGATAG
- the LOC106352682 gene encoding WAT1-related protein At5g40240 isoform X1, whose protein sequence is MERGAEEKTVALRYFSKDVVPFAAMVSVECVMVGANTLFKAATLRGLSFYVYIFYSYVVATIVLLPLSLIFGRSRRLPSAKFPVFVKIFFLAVLGLMSGLVGLKGVEYSSPTLSSAISNLTPAFTFTLAIIFRMEQVRLSSSATQAKIIGTLVSISGALVVVLYKGPKVLTAASSPSTISLDQHLTSSNSSWMIGGLLLASQYFFISVWYILQTQVMAVYPEQITVIFFYNLFATLISAPVCFFAESNLTSWVVKPDISLAAIVYSGVLLSSFGLAIHTWGLHLKGPVYISLFKPLSIVIAVILGAIFLGDALYLGSVIGSVILSLGFYTVIWGKAREDASKTVTGSEQSPLLLTHVVEDEALSLS, encoded by the exons ATGGAAAGAGGAGCAGAAGAAAAGACAGTGGCATTGAGATACTTTAGCAAAGATGTTGTGCCGTTTGCTGCGATGGTCTCAGTGGAGTGTGTCATGGTTGGAGCTAACACACTGTTCAAGGCCGCGACCTTGAGAGGATTGAGCTTCTATGTCTATATCTTCTACTCTTATGTTGTTGCTACAATTGTCCTTCTTCCACTTTCCCTCATCTTTGGAAG GTCAAGAAGACTACCTTCAGCCAAATTTCCTGTCTTCGTCAAGATATTCTTTCTTGCGGTTCTCGG GCTCATGTCGGGGTTAGTTGGATTGAAAGGAGTGGAATATAGTTCTCCTACTCTTTCCTCTGCTATCAGCAACCTCACCCCAGCTTTTACCTTCACCCTCGCCATTATCTTCAG AATGGAACAAGTAAGGTTAAGTAGCTCTGCGACTCAGGCGAAAATCATTGGCACGTTAGTATCCATATCTGGTGCTCTGGTTGTTGTGCTCTATAAAGGCCCTAAAGTTCTCACTGCTGCATCTTCGCCATCTACCATTTCGCTTGACCAGCATTTGACTTCCTCCAATTCAAGTTGGATGATCGGAGGCCTTTTGCTTGCTTCAcagtatttttttatatcagTCTGGTATATTCTTCAG ACTCAGGTCATGGCGGTATACCCTGAACAAATAACAGTAATCTTCTTCTACAACTTATTTGCGACGCTAATCTCAGCACCAGTGTGTTTCTTTGCGGAAAGCAACTTGACTTCTTGGGTGGTTAAACCAGATATTTCCCTGGCTGCAATTGTATACTCG ggagTCTTGCTTTCATCATTTGGCTTAGCTATACACACATGGGGTCTGCATCTGAAGGGTCCAGTCTATATATCCCTGTTCAAGCCATTGTCTATAGTCATTGCAGTCATCTTGGGTGCTATATTCCTCGGTGATGCACTTTACCTTGGGAG TGTCATCGGGTCTGTGATTTTGAGCTTAGGATTCTACACTGTGATTTGGGGAAAAGCAAGAGAGGATGCTAGCAAAACTGTGACTGGTTCTGAACAGTCACCTTTGTTGCTTACACACGTCGTAGAAGATGAAGCCTTGTCATTAAGCTAA
- the LOC106352684 gene encoding homeobox-leucine zipper protein HAT5 produces MDPNYDQESRSRSAPTGEIDSQPAEKKRRLTIEQVNMLEKSFEEENKLEPERKTELAKMLGLPQRQVAVWFQNRKARCKIKKIERDYDVLKACYDSLLAKHESVISENDKLKSKVLTLTEMLLPAAHQTQRNHQGKLNSKGDDETMSSSTALVPLSNDQYFTNVDESFGWWVWPSNLM; encoded by the exons ATGGATCCCAATTACGATCAAGAATCAAGATCAAGATCGGCTCCAACAGGTGAAATCGATAGTCAACCGGCTGAGAAAAAGCGTCGACTAACGATTGAACAA GTGAATATGTTGGAGAAGAGCTTTGAAGAAGAGAATAAATTGGAACCAGAGAGAAAGACTGAGCTAGCTAAAATGCTTGGATTGCCTCAACGACAAGTAGCTGTTTGGTTTCAGAATCGAAAAGCTCGGTGTAAGATCAAGAAGATCGAAAGAGATTACGATGTTCTCAAGGCTTGTTATGATTCCCTCCTGGCTAAACATGAATCAGTCATCTCAGAGAATgacaaactcaaatctaaa GTCTTAACTTTGACTGAGATGCTTCTTCCTGCAGCACACCAAACCCAAAGAAACCACCAAGGCAAGCTTAACTCTAAAGGTGATGATGAAACTATGAGCTCTTCCACAGCTTTAGTTCCATTGTCAAATGACCAGTACTTCACCAACGTTGATGAATCATTCGGCTGGTGGGTTTGGCCATCGAATCTTATGTAA